In Nicotiana tabacum cultivar K326 chromosome 10, ASM71507v2, whole genome shotgun sequence, the DNA window tttgattccgttcatacaatggagattcgattgtacatataatggagatttgattatttATATGTAGTCCCTTCATTGCTTCAACCCGAAGGTCACATCGATGGGTTGAGGTAATGAACAACATATCGATCCCTAAAGCATCCCCCTtgccgcctcgttaaaaacctccccggGAAAACCCAATTGGTATAAAACCCgggtaagggaaaaagagtatgaCTTAGGTGACGCCTTCTTTTAGAAGTGGAAGTACTTAAGATGGGCAATGTTCCAgttgttttggagtagttttccctccattgtttctagCTGGAATGCTCATTTGTTTGCTGCCGCTACGATCTTGTATGGTCCATCCCAGTTTGTTCCCAATTTTCCCTCATTAGGGTCTTTTGAAGCTTGTGTTTTAGCCTTGAGGACGTAGTCTCCGACTTTGAGCGGTCGTACCTTGACTCTCTTGTCGTAGTATCTTTCTACTTGCTGCTTCTCGGCTACCATTCTTATGTGGGACATGTCTCTTCGTTCTTCAACTTCGTCCAGGTCTTGTAGCCTGCTTTCGTCGTTGCCTGTTCCGCTCTCGTTGCTGTATCTCAAACTGGGCTCCCCAACATCGACGGCTATAACTGCGTCGGTCCCATAGACCAGTGAATATGGCATTTCTCCTGTGCTGGTTTTTGGCGTAGTGTGGTATGCCCATAATACTTTTGGTAATAGCTCAGGCCATATCCCTTTAGCTTCCTCAAGCTTCTTCTTTAGTATGTTCAATATTACCTTATTGGAGGATTCGACTTGACCATTGGCGGCAGGGTAGTATGGCGTGTAGAGTATTCACTTGATGCACCACTTTTCGAAAAACTCAGTCGTTCTTTTTCCGATTAACTGAGGTTCGTTGTCATAGCTAATTTCTTTGGGGATTCCAAAACGACATataatgtttttccatatgaaggcgatgACCTCCTGCTTGTGTATATGAGTgtatgcacctgcttccacccatttagagaaatagtcagttaaaaccaaaaggaagcgtACCTTACCTCGTCTTGCTGGGAGGGGgccgactatgtccattccccattttatgaatggccatggcgaagTGACAGAGTGGAGGAGTTTCCCTACTTGATGTATCATAGGGGCATACTTCTGACATTGTTCACATCTCCTGACATAGTCGGCGacttcttttttcatggtgggccagaaGTAGCCAATGCGGATAAGGCATTGAACGAGGGTGCGGTTTCTCATATGGGCGCCGCAGTTCCCTTCGTGTACTTCTTCCAGATTCTTCTTGTTTGATGTGGTCCAAGACATTTGGATAGGGGGCCACCGAATGTTCTTTTGTAGAGATCACCGTTTACTAGGCTGTACCGGGCTGCCTGTACCCGgagttttttggtttttttttatcTCGCGGGAGCGTTCCATCCTGTAAATAGGCTACGAAGCGGttacgccagtcccaagttaagtttataGAATGTACCTCGGCGTGGTGTATTGCGGAATGAAGGAGGGTAACCAcgttttctttgttgatattcctGGTGGCCGCAGCTACTTTGGCGAGGCCATCTGCTTCAATATTCTGCGCCCTAGGTACTTGTTCAAAACGGCATTCGTTGAATTTTGGCAGTAGTTTGTGGATTTCCGACTGGTATCTTTGTAGCctctgttctttgatttggaaagtcccggtGACTTGATTCACAACAAGTTGAGAGTCACAATGGAGGACGAGTCGTCGGGCGCTGTATTTGAGGTCTAACtttaaacctgcaatcacagcttcatactcgacctcgttgttagtcatctcggggcatcatatggactggcgaattacttcgcCCGTAGGGACCTCGAGGACGAGTCCCAGTCCCAGTACCGATCCTGAGGAATTAGAGGCACCATCGATGTAGAGGACCCAAAGGTCGGTGTGTGTAGAAGTGCGGATCGCTTTTTGTTCTACCTCGGGCATATCTCCGTGCTGAAATCAGCGACGAGGTCGGCAAGCACCTGTGACTTAATAACGGTTTGCAGTTGGTATGTTATATCGTGCTCGCTTAATTCTATAGACCATTTGGCAAGTCTACctgatagttcgggtttgtgtagGATACCCCTCAGTGGGAAGGTCGTTACCACTTTTAtggggtgacactgaaaatatggtctaagcttctGTAAAGCCATGACCAGTGCTAGAGCTAGCTtttcaaggtgagggtaccttgtCTCGACATCGATTAAAGttttgctaatataataaattggagattgcgtGCCTTTATTTTCACGGACCAAGACTGCACTTACTGCGACCTCGAAAACTACTAAATTTACAAGTAGACACTCACCTGGGTCCTCTTTGACGAGCAATGGTGGCGAGGATAGATACACTTTTAGTTTTCTCAGGGAGTCAATACATTCCTCGTTCCATTGCAAGTCGTGGTCTTTTCTCAGCACATTGAAGAATTTGTTGCATCTGTCCAAGGATCCTGATATGAACCTTGATAAGGCAGTTATTCACCCTGTTAGCTTCGACACCTACTTTTTGTTGGTCAATACCTCTGGTATTGcatcgatggctttgatttgatTCGGCTTGACTTTGATTCTCCTTTGCGACATGAGGAAGCCACAAAATTTTCTTAAGGTTACGCCAAAGGTGCACTTCTCGAGATTCAATTTCATCCTGTACTGTCTTAGTATCTCGAAGGATTCTTTTAGATGGATGATGTGATCCTCCTTCTTTATTGACTTTACTAGCATGTCATCGATATAGACCTTCATGGTCTTGCCGAGCTGCTCTTTGAACATATTGGTGACTAACCTCTGATACGTGGCCCCTGCGTTCTTGAGTCCGAATGACATCACTTTATAGCAATACGTTCCTTGGTGAGTGATAAAAGTcatcttttcttgatcttcttcagccattagaatttggttgtaACCAGAGTAAGCGTCCAAGAAGCTCAGTAGTTCATGCCCCGTTGTCGCATCGATCAGTTGGTCGATATGGGGTAACGGGAAGGAGTCCTTTggacatgctttgtttagatcGGTGAAGTCAACACACATTTACCATTTACcattcttctttttgaccatgaccacattggcgacccattggggggaATTTCGATTCTCTGATGGAACCGTTGGTAAGTAATTTATCCACCTCCTCGCTCACCGCCTCGTTGATTACggcattgaactttctcctcaTTTGCCATATCGGCGGGTAGAGCGGGTCGACATTTAGTCTATGAGTGGCGATGTCCTTTGGGATTCCTGGCATATCTAAGTGGGAGAAAGCAAACAAATCGACGTTGTTAATTAAAAATTCACGATACTTATTTGGTTCCGAGAGGTTGTTCCCTATGTAAGCCTTTTTTGTACTGTCGGTGTCGTCCAGTTGGACGGGGTCGAGATCCTCTATAGTTTCCTTGCAAGATTTTACAATATCCGGGTATTTGATGGCCTCTGTTTGTAGGTCGGGTTTAGTTCCCGACACGGCTAATTGCTATGCCTCTGCACTTGCTCCTTTTAGTTGTTTGGTGTGTGTGCAATCTTGGGCAAtccggtagcattcttgggcggtGCGTGGCTCGCCTTGGATGCTAAATATCCCCCATGGGGTGGGAAATTTGATCACTTGATAGAATCTTGAGGGGACGGCTTGCATGgagtgtatccatggtcgccctatgATGGCGTTATAGGTTGTTTCCTGGTTCATGATGTGGAATACTGTTTCTAGGGTGACCCTCCTGCTAGGACAGGTAGCACTATTTCTTCGGATGTCTGCtctactgcattattaaaacccgttagtgttatgcaatgtagtattattttatcctcgagCCTCATTTGCAAGAGAACTCGCGTGTGAACCATACACGCGTCGCTTCCGTCGTCTACCATGATTCTTTTTACATCGGTGTCAGCgatgcgtaaagttataaccaaagcatcatagtaagggaaagacaaaccgtcggtatctgacttatcgaagatgatactatcttcgaggtcGTCATACCATTTGTGGGCGACCATCCGTTTGAGTTTGTGCGTGGTGGGGAACTTCACATGGTCGATTACCGTATCATCGCTGCCgccaatgatcatttgtatggttCGCACCGGCTATGGTGGCTTTGGAGGTCCTTGATATGGGTCGCGTCCTCGAGCGAAGTTGGCTCTTCCCTTATCGCTCAACAGTTCTTTCAGGTACCCTTGGTTCAACATCCTAACTACTTCTTGCCGTAGATCTATGCAATCCTCGGTCTTATGTCCTCTTTCTTGGTGGAATTCGCAGAGGATGTTGGACCTCCTAGTGCTTGGGTCCGATTTCATTTTTTGCGGCCACTGTACCTTCGTGTCAAGCTTCTCCAGTGCGTACACTATCTCtgaaggggaaacacaaaaattatgagcagatagtagtggaggcatacctctttctcTTCGGAGGGGTGCAGTATGCCGTGGTACGACATCCGCGTGTCGTGGAGGGGGCGGGTTGGATGTACGGATATAGGGCTGATGCCTTTCCCGGTTGAAATGTGGTGGTTGATCTCTTCGTCCATTGTTATGTCGATCTATCCTTGTTTCGGTCTGAACCAATGTTAGTCGCTGAAGCGGCCTGTTCAACTCGTCTTCATCTGTCCTTACCTCGGCGTAGTAGGCGTTGTGGATTTCTTCCCATATGGTAGGAGGTACTTCATCAGTCTGCTGAGCAGTTTTTTGGTCGCCTTTGATCCGTTTctgtttaacccattttgaaaggcTACTACTGTTATCCCTTCTGACACGTTTGGCAGACtcatccttactctgttgaatcGGGCCAAGAAATCCCGAAGTCCCTCGCCCGTCGTTTGCTTGACGGTGAAGATATCGTTGACCCTAGCTTCGGCCTTTTTCTCTCCTGCATGGGCGGTGACGAACTTATCTGCCATATCTTCGAATGTCGATATTAATTGCGCAGGTAGCTGGGAGTACCATGTCAATGCTCCCCCCGTCAGAGTTTTGCCGCACTTTTTTAACAGCACAGATGATACTTGTTCTTTTGACAGATCATTGCCCTTTACTCAGTAACATAATCGATTAGGTGATCCTCAGGGTCCGTGGTCTTgtcatatattttcaagtatggcGGCATCTTGAAGGTCTTTGGAATAGGAGCCCCTTCGATGTATGGCTGTTCGACGAATCGGCCCACGTCACGTTTTGGTAATAGCTTCGGAGCACCTGGTATTTTATCAACCCTCTCCTGATGTTCCTTCATTTGGTCACAGAGCGTTTTATTCTCATTTTCCATGTCTTCCATTTTCTTCAAGATGGCCATGAGCGCATCGTCACCTGCATTAGTAATAGTACGGGTGTTACCTGCTCGTGTAGTGCCTGGTTCATCGACAACAACTGCGATTTATGTAGGTGACACGTCTTCGATATCTCCTTGAGTGGGTTTCTCGAGCATGTTGCTCAAAGAACTCGTTAGCCATTCTTCTAGTAGTCTTTTGATTGCTGGTGGGGCTTCTCCCGCCGTGGAGGTTGAGGTTCCTCTTTCACGTAAGATCGTTAGATCTCCGTGTGGTAGAGGCGAGATCTCTCCCTCCGGTGTAGCGCTTGGTGTTGCGTTCTCATTATCTTCTCTTCCGGCTTCGTTGAGGGAGTTTAGGAGATTATTCGAGACATATGTGATTGCCTTTAGCCTCGCTTCCTTTCCCGCCATTGTTGGTTTATACGGAGTTTGAAGAAAAGCGAATATCACCTTCATGGATCTAGATGAGAACTATGGTTTCAGctatagaaatccccacagacggcgccaaattgtttaacTCAAAAGATGTTAAGACCTATTTAAGCAAATCAAACAAAGATAAGAGGGTAAATCGTAGCTGAATATAATAATCTCTAAAATGATAATGAGTAAAGAGAAGAGAGCAGCAAGTTTTCTTTTTGTTCAAGATTCACAAGTTTCCCAGAATATTCCCTACCCTTTACAAGGTCCTTCTTTCCCCCTTATATACTAGGAAGAAAACCCTTCCGAAATGTAAGAAATACAATATAAGGAATATTCGGCGGAATATTCTTAATGTCCCCTAATGAGCTTACATTCTTACAAGGGTCGTACAACTTCTATTTTTGCCTTGAAGTCGTCTCACTCGGGACGCCGATTCGTCAGTGCTCGGTCGTTGGTCGCACTCATCAAAAGGTTAAGGTCgatcaaatttggacccatacaatgAGTTTACGTTATGTTATGGTTTATATGTATTTAGTACTAAGGGAGTGTCTAAGCTCTAAGGGGTTGTGATATATGAAATGAGAATTGAATATATTGAGAAAGTTTGCTTAGCGAGATGAGACACAGGTCACAACCCAGCTTATTGAAGTACATCCTAATATCGAAACTAATTATAGAATGCGAAAGCACAATtagaacaaaaaaaattaaacaaatagtACAATCTACAAATAAATAAGGTGATTGAATTAAAAGATCACAAAAGGAGTACAACTAGGAAGTTCGCAAAGTAGAGCACTTTTCGCATCTTAAGctttacttcttcttttttatttaaatatacgGGGAGGGGAGGGTTGTAACAGAATTAACTTTGAgttaaagagaaataaaataagcaCCTCATTACCTAGCGTCAATTGTCTGAACTATTGTTACATGTGTGTTTCTTAATATATCATATTGTTTTGTAATATATTGTTTCAATTAATATTGTGCTCGGATAAATTATATCGTTTCCTATTATCTCGTAATGTGACGTACCAGAAATTTGATGAATAAGATTACAATATTATAAAAAAAGTAAATTTGTATGTGTAAAGTTAttataaaaaaagataaaatataattattaaatactaataattaaggataaaatgagagaaaaaaggTAATGATGCGGTCGCGCTAAATCAATCGTTACGTAAAATAAAACTTCATCGTTACATAATTACAAATTTAATAACacgataaaataaaatttaagcaACAATCaatacaaatattatatttaaaataacaatacgatacaCCACAATAAGTGACAATTATCCAAACAGGCTGTTAATTATTTCAAATATGTATCAAGTGAAGCTTATTCCAGTTTTCGTTTATTTATAGGTCTCTCTATCTTCTATAGAATCTTAGGATAAATATTTTAAACTATCATTATGATAAATATTAGAcgtcatttttcttttcttggaaATAAAATTAGCTGTTATAAATTTTTCGTAATTTTTGTTCAGAAAATTCTAAACATTATTTCGTTTGTACAATATTTAAATACTAAATTTTATTAagaaatgtatatattaaaattttaaaagccAATAATAAATATGTACtactttctttctttgttacCACCTAACAAGTGCTTTTGAACTAGTTTGCCGATTGTTATCATTCATCCCCATTATCTATAAGTTCATTCGTAATATCTTCTTGCACTTATGACAATCTCCATGCCTATATAAAAGCTACCACTACATATCTCAGAGTGAAGATCATCATACCAATCATgtcattatttagaaaaagaaaaatgataaaaaatagtAGACAAGTTCTAGCCTCTATCTTAAAAGCAAAGCAAATTTGTCTTTGGaagggaaaagaaaacaaaactaaAGGGGAGTGTATTTAAACTTAAGTTGATGAATCAAAAGTTCGATTTCTTGATAAACCTAACTTGTATAATAATAAAGTTATATGTATAGTTGCCTCCTAAAAGACTCCCAATTATGGACATAGTGGCCGCCTAATGACGAGCTAAAGAATCCAAGTTTGTACCATTTCTATGTGATAATTTACTTGACCTTTTCTTTTAGTCCATCGTAATTCAATCCAATATGCTTTTTATTGAAAGGCAGAGTTCTTATGTTTGGCCATTAAGTGACtacttttgcaaaaaaaaaaaacatttattcAGCTTTAGAATAGTTTGTGTCCAGAATAAAAAGAAAGATCCTCACAAATGACATGAGAGTACACTTGTTAATAATTGTAGACATCAAAATTGTATTGATCACGCCCATACAAAATTTCGACAAAATTCTAAATTCAAGACACATTAATTCAAATCAACATTTTTGGTTAATAAGTCCGGATAAATAATTTAAGTCAAAATTACATGACTTATGTAACTATCCAATTAAATTTGGATTAGGTCACCAAGTTCGGCTTCTATAAGACAAGCTTAATTCATGGTCTTCAAGCCTAAAGGTCCATTAAGGAATTTCTTGAAGTTACTCTACCTAAATCCTAACTCACACCTATATATAAAGCGGTCATGTATTCCCTTTGAAGATATCTTACAGATTTTATAAACTCATAGGATTTTCATAAAGAGATCAAGACATCAAATATTATCTTAATTCTCAAAGTTCTCTAGCGAAATATTATCAAAACTTCTTGCATCAAATACTTCAAGAAGATTTTTACCATCCTTTGATTAAGAGATACACCACTTTGGTCCTTGATTGAAGAAATAACAAGGAGATCAAGAGAAGTTGTTCCTCGTGATCGATTCAAAGTACCGAAAGGAGAAACACGTTGTTGCAGTCTTCAAATCACGAAAAACCATCCAGAGAGAAGAATCAAAGGAACAAATAAAATTgtactcataattaattaattaataaaattaattttcttttatgtttgtAATTTCAGTTTATTTTCCGTACTTCAAAAATTTGTCCAAACAATTATTTTTAACTTGTGTCACACGAAGCTTCCAATGGCTCATAATTAGTATGAAACACAAACAAATTTACTTCTAGGGTGAATGAAATGTCAAAAGCAGATGTCGAACTGAATTATGGTCAATCTTAAGGAAGATGAAAGTAGTAACTTCAGCCATTAAAATTATATCACAATAAGAGGTCAGATTTGATACAAGGAAATAAACTTGGTTATTTGCAGCTATTTGAGAGAAACTTTGAATCTAGAACATAAGCCAAGAATTTCCAAACAAATTCTTGATTCCAGACCGAGATTTCTCTTCTATGAAACTTCTCTTGATGTCTTAATTTCCTACTTCCATGATTCTAGGATCTTTCAACtcctatttttgtaaaaataacaCGGTCTGGCCAGTTTtcagactggtcattcaaaaataaccagtGTTTActaagtcaatgaaaaataaccactattttgctgcaacagagaccgatccatcataatatactgaagttcggtgcacttgtgtacgaacttccagcatattatgttggaccgttatactttgctggctccggtataatatactggagactgaagcaccggtgctccaaacttcagtatattatgatgaagtatttttccgaattttgaacagtgttttcgttcaaatttatctttacatgaaaaatggctaaatttcgattacttttgaaactgggctatttttgaagaaTCACtcgtaaatctggctatttttgaatttctccccctATTTTTCCATTAACTCTCTAACGCGTACGTCCAACAAATGCTATTTGGTAAAGTTTCAGGGCGAAAACGAAGGAGACCATAAAAatgatttatttaattaaatattctGAAGATTCTAGTGGTAGGCTAGCTTAAAATTAATGCTGATCAGAAATATGATCAAATAATCGGAAATTTTAGTTTATCAAGTTTAAACCACGCTATTTGGTAAAATTTGTCATTTAAATATTCTGAAAGTGCTATGGTACAGGATTCTTGAAAGTTTTCTTTTGGCTGTTTGAATAATTTCGTCAAtgattgtaacgacctgactggtcgttaTGAGCAATTGCGTCCGGTTCGACAGTTTGAGGTCACGAGAagtttcatattatgtgtatcaacttgcgtgcatggttgaattcagtttctggatgattcggagtcgaattggaagaaggaatctagttttggaagcttaagcagtgagaatttgaccggaatttgacCTTTGAGTAAACGGcttcggaatgagttttggatgacgtcagcagcttcgtatggtgattttggacttaggcgtgtgtccggttctggaattggaggtctgtagggtaatttgaagcatttcggcggaagttgaagtttggaaaatggagaggtttgaccaagagttgacattggtgatatcgaggtcggaaagcgattccgaaagttggaaca includes these proteins:
- the LOC142165178 gene encoding uncharacterized protein LOC142165178 codes for the protein MPYSLVYGTDAVIAVDVGEPSLRYSNESGTGNDESRLQDLDEVEERRDMSHIRMVAEKQQVERYYDKRVKVRPLKVGDYVLKAKTQASKDPNEGKLGTNWDGPYKIVAAANK